One segment of Streptomyces sp. TG1A-8 DNA contains the following:
- a CDS encoding ROK family protein, producing MSGKADPRSAGEGTTSRARLDRGRGALGPALELVHTGRAPTRAVLTAELGVTRATAGAVAAELEALGLIRVDARPGAAAGSQGRPSHRLGVAEDGPVALAAQVHADGFRAALVGLGGRIVATAPGSGTVDADPAKVLGSVVEMGAELLRTTGRRCVGAGLAVPSAVAEPDGRALNPLHLAWPVGAPVRRIFAECVRAAGLAGPAFAGNDVNLAALAEHRHGAGRGARDLLCVATGHRGVGGALVLDGRLHAGSSGLALEVGHLTVNPEGRPCHCGSRGCLDVEADPLALLVEAGREPGPEVSLLQQANDLLRTQYADPAVRTAAETLIDRLGLGLAGLVNILNPDRIILGGLHRTLLDADPGRLRAVVADRSLWGQSGDVPVLPCTLDHNSLVGAAELAWQPVLDDPLGALR from the coding sequence ATGAGCGGCAAGGCGGACCCCCGGTCGGCGGGGGAAGGGACCACCTCGAGGGCGCGGCTGGACCGGGGGCGCGGTGCGCTCGGACCCGCGCTGGAGCTGGTGCACACCGGGCGGGCACCGACCCGGGCCGTGCTCACCGCCGAACTCGGGGTCACCCGGGCGACGGCCGGGGCCGTGGCCGCCGAACTGGAGGCACTGGGACTGATCCGTGTGGACGCCCGCCCGGGCGCGGCGGCCGGTTCCCAGGGGCGTCCCTCGCACCGGCTGGGGGTCGCCGAGGACGGCCCGGTGGCGCTGGCCGCGCAGGTCCACGCCGACGGGTTCCGGGCCGCGCTGGTCGGTCTCGGTGGGCGGATCGTGGCGACCGCGCCGGGCAGCGGGACCGTCGACGCCGATCCGGCGAAGGTACTGGGTTCCGTCGTGGAGATGGGCGCCGAACTGTTGCGGACGACGGGCCGCCGCTGCGTGGGTGCCGGACTCGCCGTGCCGTCCGCCGTGGCCGAACCCGACGGCCGGGCCCTCAACCCCCTCCACCTGGCCTGGCCGGTGGGTGCCCCGGTCCGCCGGATCTTCGCCGAGTGCGTGCGCGCCGCCGGCCTGGCCGGCCCCGCCTTCGCGGGCAACGACGTCAACCTCGCCGCGCTCGCCGAGCACCGGCACGGCGCCGGCCGCGGGGCCCGGGACCTGTTGTGCGTGGCCACCGGGCACCGCGGTGTCGGCGGCGCGCTGGTCCTGGACGGCCGCCTGCACGCGGGCAGCTCGGGGCTGGCCCTGGAGGTCGGCCACCTCACCGTCAACCCCGAGGGCCGGCCCTGCCACTGCGGCAGCCGGGGCTGCCTGGACGTCGAGGCGGACCCGCTGGCCCTCCTGGTCGAGGCGGGCCGCGAGCCGGGCCCCGAGGTCTCCCTGCTCCAGCAGGCCAACGACCTGCTGCGCACCCAGTACGCCGACCCGGCCGTCCGCACGGCCGCCGAGACCCTGATCGACCGGCTCGGACTGGGTCTCGCCGGGCTGGTCAACATCCTCAATCCCGACCGCATCATCCTCGGCGGCCTGCACCGCACGCTCCTCGACGCCGATCCCGGGCGCCTGCGCGCGGTCGTCGCCGACCGCAGCCTGTGGGGCCAGAGCGGCGACGTCCCCGTCCTGCCGTGCACCCTGGACCACAACAGCCTGGTCGGCGCGGCGGAGCTGGCCTGGCAGCCGGTGCTGGACGACCCGCTGGGCGCGCTCCGGTGA
- a CDS encoding ATP-binding protein, with translation MITHPSRHCTVELQALPSRIGQVRRIVSAQLRYWHLDPLIDRAALGVTELLSNVHRHARPDKSCTVELELLLDRLTVSVRDRDPRLPVPADLPGAADIAPLATCGRGLAMVAAMSESWGARPDGDDGKVVWFTLPAPSVTRPHPSRSPRLTAGQQPAPRIVTDVQPAPLAASAAAPAVAHASAAAPAPARSAVPG, from the coding sequence GTGATCACTCATCCAAGCAGGCACTGCACGGTGGAGCTCCAAGCTCTGCCGTCGCGGATCGGCCAGGTCCGCAGAATCGTATCTGCGCAGTTGCGCTACTGGCACCTGGACCCGTTGATAGACCGCGCCGCCCTCGGTGTCACCGAGCTGCTGAGCAACGTCCACCGGCACGCGCGGCCCGACAAGTCGTGCACCGTCGAGCTGGAGCTGCTCCTGGACCGGCTCACCGTCTCCGTGCGCGACCGCGATCCGCGCCTCCCGGTGCCGGCCGACCTCCCCGGGGCGGCCGACATCGCCCCCCTGGCCACCTGCGGACGGGGTCTGGCGATGGTGGCCGCGATGAGCGAGAGCTGGGGCGCGCGTCCCGACGGGGACGACGGCAAGGTCGTGTGGTTCACGCTGCCCGCGCCGTCCGTGACCCGCCCGCACCCGTCCCGCTCGCCACGCCTCACGGCCGGGCAGCAGCCCGCGCCCCGGATCGTCACCGACGTGCAGCCGGCTCCGCTGGCCGCCTCCGCCGCGGCCCCCGCGGTGGCGCACGCCTCCGCCGCGGCCCCCGCTCCCGCCCGGTCGGCCGTCCCCGGCTGA